In the Passer domesticus isolate bPasDom1 chromosome 4, bPasDom1.hap1, whole genome shotgun sequence genome, one interval contains:
- the CLDN23 gene encoding claudin-23, which translates to MRTPTEMIVGMVLCPCGLLLTLTGTLAPSWRQVSLIPDQPMDVVWEQGIWDICRERQSTHDRLCGQADGLGYFEQVPVRVAQGLMPSSMVVTLVGLVVAALGVRCWQPEPRHLVAGVAGLVLLLSGLMSLVPSSWYTQELWALPAPPGSTLTVGYSLVLSYLGSCLEILGGLALALSFHHCCKERRAPKLPPTPVTEAGSCTSRGFDNPWDVLEDEQDGQRWGRSPPCDSDL; encoded by the coding sequence ATGCGGACGCCGACGGAGATGATcgtggggatggtgctgtgcccCTGCGGGCTCCTGCTGACACTCACGGGCACGCTGGCACCCAGCTGGAGGCAGGTGAGCCTCATACCTGACCAGCCCATGGACGtggtttgggagcagggcaTCTGGGACATTTGCCGGGAGCGGCAGAGCACCCACGACCGCCTGTGCGGGCAGGCTGACGGGCTGGGCTACTTTGAGCAGGTGCCCGTGCGGGTGGCCCAAGGGCTGATGCCCTCCTCGATGGTGGTCACCCTGGTGGGCTTGGTGGTGGCTGCCCTGGGGGTTCGCTGCTGGCAGCCGGAGCCCCGGCACCTGGTGGCCGGcgtggcagggctggtgctgctcctCTCGGGGCTGATGAGCCTCGTGCCCAGCTCCTGGTACACGCAGGAGctgtgggcactgcctgcaccgCCTGGCAGCACGCTGACCGTCGGCTACAGCTTGGTACTGAGCTATTTGGGAAGCTGTCTGGAGATCCTGGGGGGGCTGGCCCTCGCCCTCAGCTTCCATCACTGCTGCAAGGAGCGCAGAGCTCCCAAATTGCCCCCCACGCCTGTGACAGAGGCTGGGTCATGCACCAGCAGAGGTTTCGACAATCCCTGGGACGTGCTGGAGGATGAGCAAGATGGACAGCGCTGGGGGAGAAGCCCACCCTGTGACTCTGACTTGTAG
- the LOC135299029 gene encoding low-density lipoprotein receptor-related protein 2-like, with translation MGRPPPPLRRALVLLSILLPPLLPLPGSAAGAGTRRAPAASPACAASRQAACVSGCIPVPWLCDGEQQCPDGTDEQCDVACGGDPHVWQCDDGRCISSSWRCDGAADCLDGSDEQDCVCGTKKLQCPGTHHCIPHWELCDRHQDCEDGWDEEGCPQQPCLPGQWQCRNRVCIMAEWKCNGIDDCGDSSDEDVCAPCTPGMVRCDEGKCILESLMCDDKDDCLDGTDEPSTCGRSCFVRNGGCAETCTDTHWGVQCSCGAGWALQADGQSCADVDECSLEYSPCSQLCTNSPGTFSCACLQGYTLRHGTACEVTDNSTQILVAVGQDLALLDVRTQAYRPLLSTETEPRALVYDLLRETYYWLTEDGELRVHHPGKGTQPLYADAGEVNSISVDWFTGQLYWASSHPPAIRAGLGDGRGYVTVLGKDIAPEQLTVHPAARSLYWVNRGQRGRTVIAAAGMDGSNRRELTVVSMEEPVGLSLDHVAGRLYWISEYKESIETLRVDGSGRHSFHAVLRSHTEPLGLAVFESRFFWTDGTELVSATWASPQEHAVLLRASISAFTVLHALQQPPRDTAACALGLCSHLCLLSPVHPRGYKCACPEGLFLLPSGKCAELSIVYASAKSISLVHVGPGAHTKQVQEWQEPFHLQDVDWQRSVLYGTDDHGTLLRVVGHPGRKEAIVTGLPVCSARVDIRSGDLYWLACNRRDIGVIRTSDKSPRILHRARSSIQHLFLDWQRGTLYWLARGQPLQALSLVGGAPWDAWNETWPGDLPAAMDSRAFSVLWSSALGLQALSLTKRQAVTLAPSWSHGLVAAFEPYLVSANGTALLLWDRRTLALVLSLPAAGVQGVVAFVGSELQAVPPSKESAVPLLPPVTTTMRTTTSTTAARPATSTTTPPPSQATTALSTTPAPTSKATTSQTTTRQSTSKKTTSAPTTAQTTLTKTTTVQPATSTTWSFTTKITAPQPTTSTPRSNSSARVVTPTPAVQSSTAHRLTPVLHVSCSRTQVPCRDGTGCVAQEYLCDGEKDCADGSDEDGCAQFCNTPGAFHCASGGVCVGAGERCDGVPQCPDGSDETGCWTPTQECALRCDAATRCIPRSWLCDGHADCLDHTDEQGCVLKECGPAEFSCRSGQCVALALHCDGDHDCQDGSDEEGCAVPRPLLCREGEVTCSHSRECVPEAWRCDGAADCRDGSDEQGCPWEEELCEDQQWGCSHGHECIPDVWRCDGETDCTDGSDEAGCHPAPCQSNEYPCGLGSCLNASLVCNGRQDCADGSDEGGNCSVPCQRSCTHLCYPSPQGPRCWCGPGYRLAADGLSCMDIDECTEWSKGACSQTCLNAPGSYSCSCLPGYLLEPDGHTCKLTGPEPKLLVAVQSEVLSYGLRSGHEEVVLATDKDRVVFSLDYDLVERKVFWMDLATESIRWQDLNSRKKGTLVKGVRSDCIAVDWLGRNLYWTDGVAGQVLATRLGAAWQGIPEYTVVMDGDLDQPHSLVLQPLAGLMYWSEVGSHSRLMEASMDGSWRHVLLAQGLGWATALALDLPTQRIFWLDEKLGSVGSARLDGSSVKVLKLRWVRSPFAAAVCEGQLYWSERKTWSVQQVDKASGKNRTVLLKRHGQPHGLQVMHPALRPAAPNPCETRGCSHLCLLSARHTGQCRCPAGLTLAANETTCLPIRDSAFALLVSPAAVAQVYLKDLPTSAGSQGLPPHRALPLAKVSRLTAVDYAVKDKSLYFAEVGGNSIGLLRLKEWGRLSWKKAVAVEGTVTSLALDWLSGNLYWIGGQPPVIHVAAPRGRWALALLREGLQGAAWLALCPRASTMCFVTAAGSHGRGAVVECAAMDGTGRRVVWRRARAPTGLTFGGAGTRLYWAEQERGTISSVELDGSRFQLVREGLHGLSLFAIGEGFLLWSTTSTNGSSKIWHSRLEQAENWWFPMEQELVAMRIYSQFSQEGTNGCAKSNGGCAQLCLPNPAGRQCRCSPGYHLVHGAACALAPPCPAPLQACPDLQSCISREQVCDGRPDCADGSDESDCAPVKVGTQVPAVAPSGMSHVEQEPVSSIAAPQPQQPRPSLSAAPGPQEHGEPFVVPPSTEEVLGAVPCSSETCNLRGDCAIEAGRVTCHCALGYRGDYCEEAEVQPLAGPIVLGVAVLLLLAAAAVGALAYMRRRDRRRRTSSAASTRVLTLYHRESDPEEEDEEEEELPPKSDTFVNEAYEGKEELPALLRKGPSHINTVIS, from the exons atgggccggcccccgccgccgctccgccgggCGCTCGTCCTCCTCAGCATCCTcctgccgccgctgctgccgctgcccggGAGCGCCGCTGGCGCCGGGACACGCCGCGCCC CGGCCGCCAGCCCCGCGTGTGCAGCCTCCCGCCAGGCCGCCTGCGTTTCCGGCTGCATCCCCGTTCCCTGGCTCTGCGATGGCGAGCAGCAGTGTCCTGACGGCACGGACGAGCAGTGCG ATGTTGCCTGTGGCGGGGACCCCCATGTCTGGCAGTGTGACGACGGCCGGTGTATTTCTAGCAGCTGGCGCTGCGATGGTGCTGCTGACTGCCTGGATGGCTCTGATGAGCAGGACTGTG TGTGCGGGACAAAGAAGCTGCAGTGTCCCGGCACCCACCACTGCATCCCGCACTGGGAGCTGTGCGATCGCCACCAAGACTGTGAGGATGGCTGGGACGAggaggggtgtccccagcagccctgtCTGCCTGGGCAGTGGCAGTGCAGGAACAGGGTGTGCATCATGGCTGAGTGGAAGTGCAATGGGATCGACGACTGTGGTGATTCCTCGGATGAAGATGTCTGCG CCCCCTGTACGCCTGGCATGGTGCGGTGTGATGAGGGCAAGTGTATCCTGGAGTCCCTGATGTGCGATGACAAGGATGACTGCCTGGATGGCACGGATGAGCCCAGCACATGTG GTCGGAGCTGCTTTGTACGCAACGGGGGCTGTGCAGAGACGTGCACTGACACGCACTGGGGAGTGCAGTGCTCCTGCGGGGCTGGCTGGGCGCTGCAGGCAGATGGGCAAAGCTGTGCTG ATGTGGATGAGTGCTCCCTGGAGTacagcccctgcagccagcTGTGCACCAACAGCCCGGGCACTTTCAGCTGCGCCTGTCTCCAGGGCTACACCCTGCGGCATGGCACCGCCTGCGAAGTGACAG ACAATTCAACACAGATCCTGGTGGCCGTGGGGCAGGACCTGGCCCTTCTGGATGTACGCACCCAAGCCTACCGGCCCCTGCTCTCCACTGAGACGGAACCCCGCGCCCTGGTGTATGACCTGCTCCGAGAAACCTACTACTGGCTGACAGAGGATGGAGAGCTCCGTGTTCACCACCCAGGGAAAGGCACACAGCCTCTCTATGCAG ATGCCGGAGAGGTGAACAGCATCTCTGTGGACTGGTTCACAGGGCAACTGTACTGGGCCAGCAGCCATCCTCCAGCCATCCGTGCAGGGCTGGGTGATGGCCGTGGTTATGTGACAGTGCTGGGGAAGGACATTGCACCAGAGCAGCTGACAGTACATCCAGCTGCAAG GTCCCTGTACTGGGTCAACCGTGGACAGAGGGGCCGGACAGTCATTGCTGCAGCTGGCATGGATGGCTCAAACCGGCGGGAGCTCACAGTTGTGTCCATGGAGGAGCCTGTGGGGCTGAGTCTGGACCATGTGGCTGGCAGGCTGTACTGGATCAGCGAGTACAAGGAG tccatCGAGACACTGCGGGTGGATGGCAGCGGGCGCCACTCCTTCCACGCCGTTTTGCGGAGCCACACGGAGCCGCTGGGCCTGGCCGTGTTTGAGAGCCGGTTCTTCTGGACCGATGGCACAGAGCTGGTGTCAGCCACCTGGGCCTCTCCCCAGGAGCATGCAGTGCTGCTCCGTGCCTCTATCTCAGCTTTCACTGTGCTGCATGCACTGCAGCAGCCTCCCA gggaCACTGCTGCGTGTGCTCTGGGCCTGTGCAGTCACCTTTGCCTCCTGTCCCCTGTGCATCCTCGGGGCTACAAGTGTGCATGTCCAGAGggcctcttcctcctgccttcAGGGAAGTGTGCAG agctgtccaTCGTGTATGCATCAGCAAAGTCCATCTCCCTGGTGCATGTGGGCCCTGGAGCACACACCAAACAGGTGCAGGAGTGGCAGGAGCCCTTCCACCTGCAAGATGTGGACTGGCAGAGGTCAGTGCTCTATGGGACAGATGACCATGGGACTCTGCTGCGTGTTGTGGGCCACCCTGGAAGGAAAGAGGCCATTGTGACTGGGCTGCCAG TCTGCTCTGCCCGTGTGGACATCCGCTCGGGGGACCTGTACTGGCTGGCATGTAACCGGAGGGACATCGGGGTGATCCGGACATCTGACAAGTCCCCGCGCATCCTGCACCGTGCTCGCAGCAGCATCCAGCACCTCTTCTTGGACTGGCAGCGTGGCACCCTGTACTGGCTGGCCCGTGGGCAAcccctgcaggcactgagccTGGTGGGAGGTGCTCCATGGGATGCCTGGAACGAGACGTGGCCTGGAGACCTGCCTGCAGCCATGGACAGCAGGGCCTTCAGTGTGCTctggagctcagccctgg GCCTGCAGGCGCTGAGTCTGACCAAGCGACAAGCAGTCACCCTGGCACCCAGCTGGTCCCATGGCCTTGTGGCCGCCTTTGAGCCATACCTGGTGTCAGCAaatgggacagctctgctgctgtgggaccGGAGAACGCTGGCCCTcgtgctgtccctgccagctgcaggtgTGCAGGGAGTGGTGGCCTTCGTGGGCTCGGAGCTGCAGGCTG TGCCACCAAGCAAAGAATCTGCTGTGCCACTGCTTCCACCTGTGACCACCACTATGAGGACAACCACAAGCACCACTGCTGCTCGGCCTGCCACCTCCACCACGACACCACCACCAAGCCAGGCCACCACTGCACTCAGCACTACTCCAGCACCAACCAGCAAGGCTACTACATCACAAACCACCACCAGACAGTCCACGTCAAAGAAGACCACCTCTGCACCAACCACTGCCCAGACCACACTGACCAAGACTACCACTGTGCAGCCAGCAACCAGCACCACTTGGTCTTTTACAACTAAGATCACTGCCCCACAGCCAACCACAAGCACCCCACGCTCAAACAGTTCTGCACGGGTAGTGACACCTACCCCAGCCGTCCAGTCCAGCACTGCACACCGCCTGACCCCAGTTCTCCATGTGTCCTGTTCTCGCACACAAGTGCCCTGCCGTGATGGCACTGGGTGTGTGGCCCAGGAGTACCTGTGTGATGGGGAGAAGGACTGTGCAGATGGCTCTGATGAGGATGGGTGTGCCCAGTTCTGCAACACCCCAG GGGCCTTCCACTGTGCGAGCGGAGGCGTGTGCGTCGGGGCGGGAGAGCGCTGTGACGGGGTGCCGCAGTGTCCCGACGGCTCGGATGAGACGGGCTGCTGGACCCCCACGCAGGAGTGCGCCCTGCGCTGCGACGCCGCcacccgctgcatccccaggagcTGGCTCTGTGATGGACATGCCGACTGCCTGGACCACACGGATGAGCAGGGCTGTG TGCTGAAGGAGTGTGGTCCGGCTGAGTTTTCCTGTCGGAGTGGGCAGTGCgtggccctggccctgcactgtGACGGTGACCACGACTGCCAGGACGGCTCGGATGaggagggctgtgctgtgccccgGCCACTGCTCTGCCGTGAGGGTGAGGTGACGTGTTCCCACAGTAGGGAGTGTGTGCCAGAGGCCTGGCGCTGTGATGGTGCTGCTGACTGTAGGGATGGCTCAGACGAGCAG GGCTGCCCTTGGGAGGAAGAGCTGTGTGAAGACCAGCAGTGGGGCTGCTCCCATGGCCATGAGTGCATCCCCGATGTCTGGCGCTGTGATGGAGAGACTGACTGCACTGATGGCAGTGACGAGGCTGGAT GccaccctgctccctgccagagTAATGAGTACCCCTGTGGGCTGGGGTCCTGCCTGAATGCATCCCTGGTGTGCAACGGCCGGCAGGACTGCGCGGATGGCTCAGACGAGGGGGGGaactgctctgtgccctgccagcgGTCCTGCACTCATCTCTGCTACCCCTCACCCCAGGGCCCT CGGTGCTGGTGTGGCCCAGGCTATCGGCTTGCTGCGGATGGTCTGTCCTGCATGGACATAGATGAGTGCACGGAGTGGAGCAagggagcctgcagccagacgTGCCTCAATGCCCCAGGGTCCTACAGCTGTAGCTGTCTCCCTGGCTACCTGCTGGAGCCTGATGGCCACACCTGCAAACTCACTG GACCAGAGCCCAAGCTGCTGGTGGCTGTGCAGTCTGAGGTGTTGTCCTATGGCCTGCGGAGTGGCCATGAGGAGGTGGTGCTGGCCACTGACAAGGATCGTGTTGTCTTCTCACTTGACTACGACTTGGTGGAGAGGAAAGTCTTCTGGATGGACCTGGCCACAGAGAGCATCCGCTGGCAGGACCTCAACTCGAGAAAGAAAGGCACACTGGTGAAAG GTGTGAGATCAGACTGTATAGCAGTGGACTGGCTTGGGAGGAACCTGTACTGGACAGATGGGgtagcagggcaggtgctggccACTCGCCTGGGGGCTGCCTGGCAAGGGATACCAGAGTACACCGTGGTGATGGATGGAGACCTGGACCAGCCCCACTCTCTGGTGCTCCAGCCTCTGGCAGG GCTGATGTACTGGTCAGAGGTGGGGAGCCACTCACGGCTGATGGAGGCCAGCATGGATGGGAGTTGGCGGCAcgtgctgctggcccagggactgGGCTGGGCCACAGCACTGGCCCTCGACCTCCCCACCCAGAGGATCTTCTGGCTGGATGAGAAGCTGGGCAGTGTTGGTTCTGCACGTCTGGATGGCAGCAGTGTGAAG GTCCTGAAGCTGCGCTGGGTCCGGAGCCCCTTTGCAGCGGCTGTGTGCGAGGGACAGCTCTACTGGTCGGAGAGGAAGACATGGTCGGTGCAGCAGGTGGACAAGGCCAGCGGCAAGAACAGGACCGTGCTGCTCAAAAGGCACGGGCAGCCCCATGGCCTCCAG GTGATGCACCCAGCCCTGCGCCCCGCGGCCCCCAACCCGTGTGAGACGCGCGGCTGCTCCCACCTGTGCCTGCTGAGCGCCAGGCACACCGGGCAGTGCCGCTGCCCCGCCGGGCTGACGCTGGCCGCCAATGAGACCACCTGTCTGCCCATCCGTGATTCGGCCTTTGCCCTCTTGGTCTCACCGGCAGCTGTGGCACAG GTCTACCTGAAGGACCTGCCCACATCAGCCGGATCCCAAGGGCTTCCCCCACACCGGGCCCTGCCTTTGGCCAAGGTGAGCCGCCTGACAGCTGTTGACTATGCAGTGAAAGACAAGAGTTTGTACTTTGCAGAAGTGGGAGGCAATTCCATCGGACTGTTGCGCCTGAAGGAATGGGGACGGCTGTCCTGGAAGAAGGCGGTAGCTGTGGAGGGCACGGTGACATCCCTGGCCTTGGACTGGCTGAGTGGGAACCTTTACTGGATTGGGGGGCAGCCACCCGTCATCCAtgtggcagctcccagggggCGGTGGGCCCTGGCACTACtcagagaggggctgcagggtgctgcCTGGCTGGCACTGTGTCCCCGTGCTTCCACCATGTGCTTTGTCACAGCAGCTGGCAGCCATGGGCGTGGCGCCGTGGTGGAGTGTGCGGCCATGGACGGCACTGGCCGCAGAGTGGTCTGGAGGAGAGCCCGGGCTCCCACTGGCCTTACCTTTGGGGGTGCTGGCACCAGGCTGTACTGGGCAGAGCAAG AGAGAGGTACCATCAGCAGTGTTGAGCTGGATGGATCCCGCTTCCAGCTGGTGCGGGAAGGGCTGCACGGTCTCTCACTCTTTGCCATAGGAGAAGGCTTTCTGCTCTGGAGCACAACCTCTACCAACG GCTCCAGCAAGATCTGGCACAGCcggctggagcaggctgagaaCTGGTGGTTCCCaatggagcaggagctggtaGCCATGCGGATTTACAGCCAGTTCTCACAGGAAG GCACCAATGGCTGTGCAAAGAGCAAtgggggctgtgcccagctgtgcctgcccaaCCCTGCAGGGCGGCAGTGCCGCTGCTCTCCCGGGTACCACCTGGTGCATGGGGCAGCGTGTGCACTGGCACCGCCTTGCCCCGCCCCGCTGCAGGCCTGCCCCGACCTCCAGAGCTGCATTTCCAGAGAGCAGGTCTGCGATGGGCGCCCCGACTGTGCCGACGGCTCCGATGAGTCTGACT GCGCCCCAGTGAAGGTGGGGACGCAGGTCCCTGCAGTGGCACCATCAGGAATGTCCCATGTAGAACAGGAACCAGTCTCATCCATAGCTGCaccccagcctcagcagccccgccccagcctctctgcagcccctggcccCCAGGAGCACGGAGAGCCCTTCGTGGTGCCCCCCAGCACGGAggaggtgctgggggctgtgccctgcagcagcgAGACGTGCAACCTGCGCGGGGACTGCGCCATCGAGGCTGGCCGAGTGACGTGCCACTGCGCCCTGGGCTATCGTGGCGACTACTGCGAGGAGGCCGAGGTGCAGCCCCTGGCAGGACCCATTGTCCTGGGGGTGGCCGTGCTCCTGCtgctcgctgctgctgctgtgggggcCCTGGCCTACATGCGGAGGCGGGACAGGCGGAGGAG GACCTCGAGCGCTGCTTCCACTCGGGTGCTGACCCTGTACCACCGTGAAAGTGATCCAgaggaagaggatgaggaggaggaagagcttCCCCCCAAGAGTGATACATTTGTCAATGAAGCTTATGAAGGGAAAGAG gagctgccagctctgctgaggaAAGGACCATCTCACATCAACACCGTGATTTCATAA